ATCTTTGTCCGATATTTCAGTTTGCTGATCCAGCATCCGCAGTTACCTGAAAGCTATCGTACACGCTATGTGTCTTATCTCAAACATAATTTCGAAACACTCTGGTATGCCGGAACTACAAAGCCTGCCGTTCTTTTCGGAACTTACTGGAAGAGAAAGCCCGGCAATACCACAGATCTCACCACGCAACTCAGTGGCGCCATGCTGATAGAAGTGGCGGCCACACTGAAAAAGAAAGAACTATTCTGATCAATCCATAACTGATGTACCTGATGAATGCTGTAAAGACGATACTTGTTTTGAGCTGCTCACTTGTATGGAGTGTAACTACAGGACAGTTGCGTTTCACCAATGAAATGCATTCCCTGCACAAGGCCATCGAACAAAAATTCCTGATCAGCGGAAAAAACTACTACAGGGAACATGTGGAAAAAGAGAAAAATGAAAGACCTGTTTCCTTTCTCTGGCCGCTCTGCGGGCTGATCCAGTCTGCGAATGAAATGGAGCTTGTATCAGGTGTAAAAGGAGAATTCAATCGGGTACTGGAAATTATCGGACAGTATTATGATGACCGTCCACCAGCCCCTGGCTATGCATCCTATCCGCCACCCTATGGTGGCGGCGACAGGTTCTATGATGATAACCAGTGGATCGGTATTGCCCTGTTGGATGCCTGGAGCAGAACCAGCGATTCTCAATATCTCAGCAAGGGAAAAATGATCTACCGGTTCATGATGACTGCCTGGGATACTGCAACCGGCGGCGGACTGTATTGGGAAGAAGGTAATTTGAAAACGAAGAATACATGCTCCAACGGACCAGGTATTTTACTTGCGATGCAATTGCATAAAGCTACTGGTGATAAGATTTACCTGGATACTGCCATTCTTCTGTATGATTGGGTGAACCGCCACCTTCAGGCGCCTGATGCACTTTATTTCGATAATATTGGAATAGCAAATCACAGGATCGATCACAGGAAGTTCAGCTATAACACCGGCACCATGTTGCAATCCGCACTCTGGCTCTATGAGGCAACGGGCAAGGCTGAATATTTAAAAAATGCACAACGCA
This portion of the Pseudobacter ginsenosidimutans genome encodes:
- a CDS encoding glycoside hydrolase family 76 protein — protein: MYLMNAVKTILVLSCSLVWSVTTGQLRFTNEMHSLHKAIEQKFLISGKNYYREHVEKEKNERPVSFLWPLCGLIQSANEMELVSGVKGEFNRVLEIIGQYYDDRPPAPGYASYPPPYGGGDRFYDDNQWIGIALLDAWSRTSDSQYLSKGKMIYRFMMTAWDTATGGGLYWEEGNLKTKNTCSNGPGILLAMQLHKATGDKIYLDTAILLYDWVNRHLQAPDALYFDNIGIANHRIDHRKFSYNTGTMLQSALWLYEATGKAEYLKNAQRIADASLHYFYSTGKFRDNYWFNAVMLRAYQHLLKHSKDLKYLQAFAACTRHALGKEKRADGLMGKEKAAADLVSQSGMLEILARLAFLEKQFKF